TTGAAAAAAGCCACTTTACTTTCGTCTTTTATAATGCCTAGGTTTGCTTTAATATTCATTACACATCCGCGAATGCCTAAAGTAGAAAGTCCAATGCCTATCAAAAGATCAGACTCTGCATTTGTATTTGAAACTCCTTTTAAACTTACACAAAGTTTATGGAGATCCAAACAAAGTTTTGCGTTGTCCATAGGTTGTGTCGCTGCGGTAACTCCAGCAGCTTGAATAGCTGCTTTACGTACTTCCTTCTCTTCGTCTGTTGCCTTTGGTAACTTATATGCATTGATAATTTGCATATAAGCATCAGCATCAGCAACAGATCCAGCCTCTAGTTTTTTCCCTAATTCATCTAACTCATCCGCAATTCTTAAGTATTGTTCATCAGTAAGTCCGTAGTCTTTACCAACACTAAGTCTTGCTACCATTCCTGACAACCCAGCTGCCATTGCACCTGAAATGGATGAAGCAGATCCCCCACCGATTGTTACATCTTTTGTATCAAGGATTTTCTCAAATACTTCTTGATAATTCATCTTTACTTCCTCCTATCAATCTTTAAAAATTTTAATTTATTTATTAACTCAAAATCTTAAATAGAAACTAAAAGTTTTCAATATTACATGGAACAACATTTGTTTAATGATTTTAAGTATCGTTCAGAAACCTTTATACGGCTTGAACAACAATCTTTCCATTCTTAATCACTGTGTGTGTATGGTTCATGCCATAATGATAGTTTAGCTGTATAAAGTTTTCTACGTCTTGAATGACGATATCTGCCTTTTTACCAACTTCTATACTGCCAATTTCACGACCACGATTGATTGCATGTGCTGCATTGATTGTGGCAGCTACTATGGATTCAGCGGGTGTCATCCCCATAGACAAGCAAGCAAGATTCATAGTAAATGGCATGGATACAGAAGGAGAAGATCCAGGGTTTGCGTCTGTTGAGATAGCAACAGGAACGCCCGCATCGATCATTTTACGTCCACGAGCAGCCTCTGCCATAAGGAAAAAAGCTGTTCCTGGTAAGAGCACTGCAATTACGCCTGCATTAGCCATTTGCTTAATTCCCTCATCACTCGCACGAAGTAAATGTTCTGCTGAAATGGCACCTATTT
The Neobacillus sp. PS3-40 genome window above contains:
- a CDS encoding cyclodeaminase/cyclohydrolase family protein, which translates into the protein MNYQEVFEKILDTKDVTIGGGSASSISGAMAAGLSGMVARLSVGKDYGLTDEQYLRIADELDELGKKLEAGSVADADAYMQIINAYKLPKATDEEKEVRKAAIQAAGVTAATQPMDNAKLCLDLHKLCVSLKGVSNTNAESDLLIGIGLSTLGIRGCVMNIKANLGIIKDESKVAFFNEQINYFENYLSEIEGK